The Acinetobacter chinensis genomic sequence AGATATGCCTTTTGATTTTGATGGCTCTATGAAGTCTCTGACTGAAACTGAATCTGCAAATTTCAATAAACGCTTTCCGACCACAGCCCTGGCAGCAAACTGTAACAGCAGTGGTTCAAAAGTGGATCAGGGCATCTACTATTATTCCTGGGGTGGTACAGCTCAGACCACCAACCTGCTGGATATAGACACCATTTTAATGCAGCTGGGACCTTTATCTTATGGAAACAAAGACAATGACGGTATGGTTGCCCGCTGCAGTTCGCATATCGGTCAGGTCATCCGTGATAATTACAACTTAAACCACACCGATCTTGCCAATATGATGTTTGGGCTTAAGGGGCTGTTCGCTCCAGATCCTGTTGCCTTATTCAGACAGCATGCAAACCGCCTGAAACTTCAGGGACTCTGATACTGAAAACTCCCCGCCACCGTGCGGGGAATTTTATTTTAAAAATACCTGTTTCATTATTGTTTACATTTCCTTTAACCATTTGTCGAATAGTTCACAAAACATACAAATAAATTCCTATAATTTTTTTTGACATGTCCGATTGTCAGATAAAAACGAAAAGAACAATGAGGATTATATACAAATGAAATATGGATTATTAATGGCAGCCACACTCAGTGCAGCTGCTGTCACCAGCACACATGCCGTCACATCACCTCAGAAAATTGAGGCTTCCCGTGTCACTTCAAATTATGCTCAGACCAAATATCCCCTTGTTTTCAGCCACGGGATGTCTGGATTTATCCGTTTGGGCAATGATGCACTGGGACTGGATTACTGGTACCAGATTCTTCCCGACCTTACACGTAACGGTGCCAATGTATGGGCGACACGTGTCTCTCCTTTCAATTCTTCAGAAATCCGTGGTGAGCAGCTGGCTCAGCAGGTAGAGGAAGTGCTGGCACTGACGGGTGCTCCTAAAGTGAATCTGCTGGGGCATTCACACGGCGGACCAACCATCCGTTATGTTGCCGGAATCATGCCGGATAAGGTTGCTTCACTGACCGCAATTGGTTCACCAAATAAAGGTTCGCCCGTTGCTGATTTTATTTTAAATATCCGTGATGCCGCACCCGTACTGGAAAAGCCGCTGGTTACCATCGTCAATTTCCTTTCTCAGGCAATCGTCTGGGCTCAGGGACTGGATCCAAAAAGCTATCCGCATGACTCACTGGCGGGTGCCAACAGTCTGACTGCTGCTGGGTCTGCAAAATTCAATGCTAAATTTCCAATGGGTGTGCCGACCACAGCCTGTGGAGAAGGCGCATATAAAGAAAAAGGAATTTATTTTTATTCCTTTACGGGTAACACCCCTGTAACCAATTTACTCGATCCTGATTCTGCCATGCTGGCAACCAGTCTTATTATCAATAACAAAGGTGATAATGACGGTCTGGTTCCACGATGCAGCGCTCGGTTCGGAAAAACCATCCGTGATAATTATTACTGGAACCACCTGGATGAGGTCAATCAGGTACTGGGCTTACGTAATATTTTTGCACCAGATCCGGTTTCTGTTTACCGTCAGCAAGCCAACCGTCTGAAACTCCAGGGACTTTAAGTCCGGACATAAAAAATGCGCCCCTTGTGGCGCATTTTTTATTGCAGATCAGCGACTGTTCCAGCTGGAAGAAGCCGTTGGTGTACATGCCTGACCACCACCCTTATCTGAAGCTTTTTCCCAGCAGCGTTCACCACGGAAGTTCAGTACCAGATGTCCATCCATATACTGTCCCGCAGTCGTAACCGGTGTGGCTATCAGCACCCACTTCTCTGAGCCCAGTGTCGCTGTTTTTTCCAGTGTTCCTGCACTGTTGAGCCATCCCAGCTCGACGGTATACAGTACATCACCATTTACAGGATAATTTTCAGTGACTCCAAGGTCTGATGCAGAAGCACCTTGCACTTTAAAATTTGAAATTTTATATTTCTGAATCTGAGCAGCCATCTGCTGTAAACCAGTTTGCATTTCTGCACGATGTGTCTGTCGTACATATTCTCTGTAAGACGGATAGGCTATGGCAGCCAGTATTCCAATAATTGCCACAACAATCATCAGCTCAAGCAGTGTAAATCCTCTTATTCGGCTTACCATGTCTCAGCTCCCTTACAGTCTGAAGCAATGGAGCTGCCCTGCTTTTTACAGCGCAGCCCTGTATTTGAGAGCACATAACTGTCCATACCCGACTGATCAGATGCAACTGTTGCCCGAATAATCCAGCTTTGCCCTGATGCCTTATACAGATCATTACCATCTTTTTCATTGAGCTTAATGGAAAAATCAGCACCGTCTCTGACGTCAAACGTGTAGTGCGGCACGGTACCGACTGCCAGATCAAAACCCTGATAATTAAAATTACGGGATTTCCACCGCTCAAGTTCTGCCGCCAGCCGCTGAACTTCCTGCTGTGCCTGTGACATATGTGCCCGTTTGACATAAGCCTGATAACTGGGAACAGCAATTGCAGCAAATATAGCAAGAATGACAACCACTACCATGAGTTCAATCAGGGTAAAACCCTTCTGCAAAAATTTCATATGATTCTGCATCACTGGCTCCCTTATCTGAGTTTTTCATACCAGCGCTGTGGAATCAGGCACATCCGTGTCTGCTCACCCGTACTGGTTCCCCCACTGATGGTAATAGTCATACGCCCACCAGTGCTGATACAGTAGTTGGATGCACTGGTCTGATCTTCCTGAGAATTGCCACCGCCTGATCCGCCGCCTGATCCACCACCAGAGCCATTACCGTTTTTTTTGTCATTCCCCACAGTAATCGTGTGAATACCCGGTCCAATCATCGAATGCCCTCTGCCTGTCGGGTCATCTGCTGCACACTGACCATAAGGCAAACAGAAGGTCGTCATCAGACTCGCACCTTTCACACCTGCACCGCAGTCGCCAGACAGACCATCCTTACTGGCATCAAAAGTGGAAACAAACAGTTTTTTATTCAGTGCAACCGGCGTACCGAACACTTTTTCAGACTGTTTGGTGTAACTCTCACACTTACCAAAACCTTTCACACAGTCCTTAAACTCGTAATACCAGCCATTACTGCCTGCAGGGGCAACCAGGGTACTGTTATCCTGACGCGCTGCATCACTGATCAGGCGCAGACCATTGACATTGTCAGGTCGGATGTCTTTGGTGTTCCATGAACTGGCTGTGTACAGATCCTTACGGGCAACATCTTTATCATAAATATTATAGATCGCGTCAAAGCTGTAATTGTCATTTGCAAATAACGGCTTACTGCGGTTCCCGCTTCCCTGAGAAACAGCCGCAAAAATAGAACCATTATGGCTGTATAGAGAAAATGCTGGCATATCGTAAAAACGCGGGCTCTTGCCACCATCCAGATGCCCATTGAAAATACGCACTGGTTTTTTCACGATACTGCCCAGAACGCTCTGGCTGTTATCAAAATCGACTCTGAAGATCTGTCCACCCAGATCCCCAAAATAAATATGGTCCGTCAGATCATCACCATCACGATCCACACTACGGATTTCACTGACCACACTGTATTTCATTTCCGCATGGTTACTGCCAATTGTCCCACTGTCTGTAGCTGCACTGCTGTCCGAAGCATTGGCACTGCCCCACCACAGCAGTTGACCTGCTTTGATGGCATTACCATTTTTATCTTTGCTGTCATCGGCACTGAACATATACACACCAGCGCCTTTTTTATTGTCCTGGTTATAATCAGCATCTTCATAGCCCATATCATAACCACCACCAACAAACATTACCCGGGTACGTTTTCCACCCCAGTTCACAAATGCAATCGTTGGCTTGGACCAGCTTTGTCCCATATAGCTTAATGGTGTACCAGAACCTGCTGCATCCGGATTGATATGGAACTTCAGCTCAGGTTTATCCATATCCCGCAGGTCAAGCGCATAATAACTGCGACCACCCATACGCAGACCGCCATAGACCATCTGTACGCCCTGTGGTTCTTTTCCAGACTCACCTTTCCCTTTCCCAACAGTCAGATTACCACTGCCATCAATCACATATTCGGTATAAGCCGTCCACGGACCATCCACACCATAGAACAGTTTATTCAGACCACCACTGGTTGTTTCTGGTTTCAGGAAAGCATCACGCTGTTTTTCAACCATTTCATTAGGTACAAATGCAAATTTTTCTTTGCCTGTTTTTGCATCCACAACATGCAGTAAACCTTGAGTCGTACCAAACAGGACATAATCCTGCCTGTTTTCAGACTCCATGATTTTAGTTGTGGTATTGAATTTCAGCTTCCCTTTATTGGTCAGCAGAATTGGCTGAGAATGCATGACCGCACCGATCTGACGCTGTTCAGCAGCCTTAGTCAGATCGGTGGCATTTGGATTAGCTGCATCTACGGTATAACCAAGCAATGCCATCAGATAACCACGATTCTGATCATTTTTATAATCATTATCCGTCATATCCGAAGGCTTAACCTGACGCAAACTGAAGTCTGTATCGGGTCCAAACAAAGCAGTTGAACCTGAGCCACTTTGATACATACGATCTGTAAACAGTTTCCGCTGTACTTTACTTGTCAGATCAGCAGGTGTTTCGGTTCTGAGCGACAGCTGTGACCATGCTCCACCCTGTAAGGCAAATTTTGTACTGCCTGGTGTATTTGAATCCTGATCTTTTTTTGCAGGGTCGACTGCAAATGACCAATAGTCATAGTTATCAATGATCTTTCCTTTTTCATCAATAATCTTATTACCATCCTTACCTTTCAGAATGCCATTATCATCCACCAGATATTTTTTCATATTACCAACCCAGAGCCGGTAACTTTTATCTGGTGTTGGCTGGAACTGTTGATAATATGCATCATCCTGAAGTACAGCAGGATTCAGTGCATCTTTAGGAATCGTTGGTGAACCCGTAGTCACAGAAGGAATTTCTGTATTCAGGCTGTTAATGAAATTATTAACACTTTCCACAACATCCTGCGAACTTGAACCGGAGTACCAGCCACCACGTCCAATAATTCCCCAATAAGCAGCTTTCTGAACATTCGTCAGATCTGACTTCATGTTTCCATTACGATCTAAAAAAGGTGCCAGATTATCTTCATATGACTTATTCGGATCATATGAGTCCACATTGTTAAAATCATTACCGAAGCCGACCACAGCTGTCTTAAACTCAAGACTCATTGGATTTTTAGATGTATCAAGCAATGATTTTGTCAGGTTGTGCACACAATTATAAGAAGAACCATCACAACTGAAACTACCTCCTTTATATCCCAAAGCCGCTTTCATCAATGCCTGTGAATCACTGTCCTGCGTCGGATCACCATCAGTCAGAACATAAATACCCTGTCCGCTGCATTTTTTCACACCATCATCCTGGGTTAAAGATGAAGGCGGTACATAAAGAGTTCCCTGTGTATTTTTAGTCAGCTCACTTGAATATTTAAAACCACTTCCTGTAGTTTCCACATACAGATCACCCGTGTAGTAATAACACTTCTGGTTTGAACCACCACTGATTACAGAGCATGATCTTTCTTCCATACCATCTGTTGAAGGGTCGGAGTAATCCCACTCCCATGTATTACACTGACTTGAATCCCATGAATTATTATTTATACATTTCTGTGTATAACGACTTCCAGACCATGTAAATTTCACGTAGCGAATATAATTTTTGACACTTTTAACTTCTGAGGTCGTTCTCCCCATCAGATATGCCACAGTCTCTGCATAGGAGCGAGCAGTCGGTGTGTTCGTCCAGATACTGAAACCTTTAATAGTATCAATCAGGATCTGACGCTGTGTGGAATTCCCCACTTCCGCATCAAGACGTCTTGCAGGAACAAGTACCGCACCGGTATTCACAGAACTGTTTCCTGATGTCGCGCCCAGTGTTGAAAGTCCAATCACCTTATCATCACTGATCCGAGTAATACCTTTATCAGAGTTGCCATATAACAGATCCATCATACCGTCTTTAAGACGGGTAATTCTGTCATAGAAACGGACTTCCGAGCTGCTGTAATAGTAGGTATAACTCCCATCACGTTCAGGAGTGAGACTATTAATTTCTTTATTTTTATTGGTTGTGGCAGTTAACCAGTTACATTTATCATAGTCCGCCTGAGGATTCTGGCAAGTCTGATAGTACGTTGTCCGACCACTTTTATAAGAACGGAATTTATAAATACGGTCAGAACCTATTGCTCGACACCATGCACGCTGATAACTTGGACCACCTGTAATTGGGGATTCTGTTGCTCTGTCGCGCCCCAGATCTGAAACACCTGCGGGTAAATCACATGCATATCCTGATCTATCGCTGTTATAACGACTCATACTCCCCGAAATATCCAGCATAAACATCAGGGTAACCTGACCCGATTTAGCTTCCTGATAGATCTCAATATCACTTGCCTGTGTCACACTGCTGCTTAACACGACTGTACTCAGAGCAGCAATATTCACTGCCAGAACCTGCTTGCGCCAGTTATTTTTCATTTTTTCAGATATCTTTTTCATTCTTCCGCCCCTTAAACAAAGTCCTGTGCAATCACATACTCAGTAACACTGGACTGAAACGGCACACTCAATTTTTCAAGACAGCGCGTAACACTGTCCTCACTGTCACCTTCAGGACTGACGCCATCAGGAATGGTTGGATCATTCATATGAGAACTGAAGCAGGTATCTATTTTGCTGCTTTCAACTGTGGTCAGACCCGGCATAATGGATACTGCAAATACCTTGACCGGCTTACTGCGCTGCAGTTTTACAGTGTTGTCATCCGTCCCCAGAATCTGACCGTAAAAAGGATCATTCTGTGCTTCGGTACTGAATTTAACCGCAACCTGGGTCATGACAGCCTTGCGCCCACTGGTGAAAAAATTTTCGCTGACAGTACTGGTACTGCAATACCCATCTGTACCAAGACTGTTGTTTTTTGGAGATTTATCTGGAGCATTCCACGCCATAATGCTGGCACGGGAAATATCAAAAAATGGCGTTTTCAGCGTTGAATTATCTTTAGGTAAAACACCGCGATAGCAGAACACAAGTTCCTTGTCTTTATTTGCTGCCCCGTCTATATAACCAAAAATACCACTGCTGGACAGGCTCTGAATAATATTGTCTTCCTGCTCCACATTGAAAAATGCAGCATCGGAGTTCTGCAGCATCAGTTGCTGTGCCTGACTGTTGGTGGCAATATTCAGTCCGACCTGGCTTTGACGTATGGCCAGGGTACCTACAATGGTAATCGCCACCAGTAATACCAGCACAATAATCAGGGTCGCACCCGATTGATAATTTCTCATTGTGCTCCCCTTTCCCCAAACGTATTACGCAACGCCACAGTCTGTGTCACCACCTGTCTGACATATTTTACCTGCTGATTTTTTTCAGACTTCTTCACCACTACAGTCTGATCCAGCACAGTAAACTGCTGATCTGCCTTATAAACAGCATCGCTTCCGACCGTCTGTGCTGAGCGCATTAAAGCCCCAATCTGAACCGCCAGAATCCGTGGTCGGGTTCCTGCCTGTGTTGCCATATAATCTGCAACAGAAATATAGCGGAGCTGGTTTTCAGCCTGAACTTCCAGCAGAACTCTGAAATGATCCACACGTTTCATAATGATCTGCGGATCTTTATCGGCAAACTGTCCATAGGTTTTGCTGTCAAACCTGGAAATTTTTTCCGGTGAACCCGTCTCACTGTACCAGCCTGCCTCACAGGCTAAAGCCAGGGGTTCATTGGATTCATTCTGATCCACGGAATCATCCACCACCAGGAAATAGCGCTGTACAATCATCCGCAAAGGATTAACTGTTGTTCCAGACTTCACAGGGAATTCTATTTTCACCCCTTCACAGTCATAACCACCAAACCAGTTTTCGCCATCTTTGACATACTGAGGCTTATACTGCACCGTGAGCTGATCACTTTGCAGCACCGCACCTGCTTTACAGGTATTGGCTGCCTGAACATTGCTGTCCGTTGCAGCCACACAACTGACATTGGAAGTATGTAAAGCTGAGCTGGATAATAATTTCGTATCTGCAGTCACCCCTTTAATCGTCTTATAGAGATTGCTTAACGGCTCTGCGACTTCAGGTGCCGTCACTACAGTTTTAGTGGCATTGACAGATGAAGTCAGCACAATTCCGCCATGTGAAGTTTCGTCATTCATGGCAGATGAAAAGGTATTCAGATTGGATAACCGAATGTCTTTAGTAATCAGATTTAAACCAAAATTTGCATTATCCTGGAGATTTCCCATCCCTTTCTGTAAGGAATAGCTTTTCTGAGCGGTCAGAAAAAGTAACATTGCGGCTGCTGTCACCACGAGTCCCAGTGCAAGTGCAATCATCAGTTCAATCAGCGTAAAACCTTGCTGTGACTTCATCTCAGTACACCTCCATAATCAGGCAGGTCGATGATGGGTCATAAGCCGTACTGGTTGTGCAGTTCCCCTCACCATTGGCATCGCCATTGGTCGGTGCTGTATCACCCCATGCAATATAAATACAGCTGCGGTCATCTGAATTTCCCTGGCAGTTTTCCAGGTTGACAGACATTCCCCGTACAGCCGCTTTCAGAGTCAGTTGTGCCACATCAAAATCAGCCATTTCTGCTGCGCTGCACATTTCTTTGCTACAGATTTTTGATGATGTCTGCTGATCTGTTGCTTTTTTCAGTTCAGTTTTATAGGTTTCAATTGCCCCTCGGTTCACCCGAAGTCTTTCTGCAAAACCCCGCGCAAGATTGATTGCTTCCACCCGTGCACTGCTTTCTGAGGTCGCTTCCATCGCTCTGTATTGCAGTGCTGCAAACCCCATAATGCCCAATGCCAGAATCAGTAAAGACACCAGCACTTCAACCAGTCCTACCCCTTTTTGATTATTTAGCATCTTCATGAACACTCCCCATTGGTCACAGGCTGAATAAGCCCCATTCTGGAAATGCTGACGGTCATGGACTTTTTACCCTGCGCTTTATTACAGATCATGATGGCTGTATCGACAGTTGCACCTTTAACCGTACCGTTCATTTCAAAAGTAATGGGAGAAATATCCTTCTTCAGCACCGCCTTTGCTTCCGGCCCCCAAAGAAACAGCCTTTTTTCTTCCAGTGCTTTTTTCTGAGCAGCGTCTGCCTGAACGGACTGATATTTTTTATTTAATTCATTCTGAGAATGACAGAATTTCGACCTGAACATCACTTCTGATCAGTGTTGCCTGCGCTCTGGCCTGACTCAGTATGCCAACCAGGTTCTGTGTACTGCTGTTTAGCTGCTGCCGTTCCATCATGTCACCAAAAGAAGGGGCTGCCGCCATGACAATGATGGCAAGCACTGCAACTGTGACCATGAGTTCAATCAGCGTGAAGCCCTGATTTTGCTTAACTAACACCCCAAAATGCATTCAATCAATGCAAATAATAAAAATAACTAACAAATAAAAAATCAATTTACATGAACCTTAATGTTTTTTTGATAGTTTTTTAATCTCATTAATTTTATATATTTTTATTATATATAACAAATAAAAACAGGACGTCTGTATACTATAAGGGACTACATTGTTTTTAATGTATAAATTAAAATAGAAATTCTTACAAATTAAAGCTTATTGTATTTTTATAATATTTATTAAGTCTAATTAAATCAGAATAATTTCACACTTCAATTGATTACAAAAAATAACAAATGAGCAATACACTAAATATATCGGCAAAAAAAAATGCGCCCAGGGCGCATTTTTTACTCGAATAAAACTAAAATTATGCTTTAGTTTTACGAGCTGGTAATTTCTCACGAATACGTGCAGCTTTACCTGACAATTCACGCAGGTAGTAAAGTTTAGCACGACGAACGTCACCACGACGTTTCACTTCGATACCAGCAACGATTGGAGAGTGAGTCTGGAATACACGCTCAACACCAACACCGCTGGAAATTTTACGTACAGTAAAAGCAGAGTTTAAACCACGGTTTTTCTTCGCGATTACAACACCTTCAAAAGCCTGAAGACGCTCACGGTCACCTTCTTTTACTTTTACCTGAACGATTACTGTATCACCTGGTGCAAAAGCAGGGATATCAGATTTTAACTGTGCATTTTCTACAGCTTGAACTAAAGGATGCTTACCACTCATGGGGTATCTCCAGTATGTGCGAGTCAGAAGAGGTCTGATCATCGCTGGGTATAGAGGCTAAAGCGCATAGACCCGATTAGCTTTCCCTTTATGCCTGACCACTTCAATGCATAAAGAGCCTATTAAAAATACTCAGATTAATTCTGAGTATCTGAATCCCGAAGCCATTTTTTTTGCTGCTTCGTCAACTCCACTTTTTCAACCAGTTC encodes the following:
- the rplS gene encoding 50S ribosomal protein L19, producing the protein MSGKHPLVQAVENAQLKSDIPAFAPGDTVIVQVKVKEGDRERLQAFEGVVIAKKNRGLNSAFTVRKISSGVGVERVFQTHSPIVAGIEVKRRGDVRRAKLYYLRELSGKAARIREKLPARKTKA
- the pilV gene encoding type IV pilus modification protein PilV; translation: MKMLNNQKGVGLVEVLVSLLILALGIMGFAALQYRAMEATSESSARVEAINLARGFAERLRVNRGAIETYKTELKKATDQQTSSKICSKEMCSAAEMADFDVAQLTLKAAVRGMSVNLENCQGNSDDRSCIYIAWGDTAPTNGDANGEGNCTTSTAYDPSSTCLIMEVY
- a CDS encoding PilW family protein, whose amino-acid sequence is MKSQQGFTLIELMIALALGLVVTAAAMLLFLTAQKSYSLQKGMGNLQDNANFGLNLITKDIRLSNLNTFSSAMNDETSHGGIVLTSSVNATKTVVTAPEVAEPLSNLYKTIKGVTADTKLLSSSALHTSNVSCVAATDSNVQAANTCKAGAVLQSDQLTVQYKPQYVKDGENWFGGYDCEGVKIEFPVKSGTTVNPLRMIVQRYFLVVDDSVDQNESNEPLALACEAGWYSETGSPEKISRFDSKTYGQFADKDPQIIMKRVDHFRVLLEVQAENQLRYISVADYMATQAGTRPRILAVQIGALMRSAQTVGSDAVYKADQQFTVLDQTVVVKKSEKNQQVKYVRQVVTQTVALRNTFGERGAQ
- a CDS encoding pilus assembly PilX family protein, with protein sequence MRNYQSGATLIIVLVLLVAITIVGTLAIRQSQVGLNIATNSQAQQLMLQNSDAAFFNVEQEDNIIQSLSSSGIFGYIDGAANKDKELVFCYRGVLPKDNSTLKTPFFDISRASIMAWNAPDKSPKNNSLGTDGYCSTSTVSENFFTSGRKAVMTQVAVKFSTEAQNDPFYGQILGTDDNTVKLQRSKPVKVFAVSIMPGLTTVESSKIDTCFSSHMNDPTIPDGVSPEGDSEDSVTRCLEKLSVPFQSSVTEYVIAQDFV
- a CDS encoding pilus assembly protein codes for the protein MKKISEKMKNNWRKQVLAVNIAALSTVVLSSSVTQASDIEIYQEAKSGQVTLMFMLDISGSMSRYNSDRSGYACDLPAGVSDLGRDRATESPITGGPSYQRAWCRAIGSDRIYKFRSYKSGRTTYYQTCQNPQADYDKCNWLTATTNKNKEINSLTPERDGSYTYYYSSSEVRFYDRITRLKDGMMDLLYGNSDKGITRISDDKVIGLSTLGATSGNSSVNTGAVLVPARRLDAEVGNSTQRQILIDTIKGFSIWTNTPTARSYAETVAYLMGRTTSEVKSVKNYIRYVKFTWSGSRYTQKCINNNSWDSSQCNTWEWDYSDPSTDGMEERSCSVISGGSNQKCYYYTGDLYVETTGSGFKYSSELTKNTQGTLYVPPSSLTQDDGVKKCSGQGIYVLTDGDPTQDSDSQALMKAALGYKGGSFSCDGSSYNCVHNLTKSLLDTSKNPMSLEFKTAVVGFGNDFNNVDSYDPNKSYEDNLAPFLDRNGNMKSDLTNVQKAAYWGIIGRGGWYSGSSSQDVVESVNNFINSLNTEIPSVTTGSPTIPKDALNPAVLQDDAYYQQFQPTPDKSYRLWVGNMKKYLVDDNGILKGKDGNKIIDEKGKIIDNYDYWSFAVDPAKKDQDSNTPGSTKFALQGGAWSQLSLRTETPADLTSKVQRKLFTDRMYQSGSGSTALFGPDTDFSLRQVKPSDMTDNDYKNDQNRGYLMALLGYTVDAANPNATDLTKAAEQRQIGAVMHSQPILLTNKGKLKFNTTTKIMESENRQDYVLFGTTQGLLHVVDAKTGKEKFAFVPNEMVEKQRDAFLKPETTSGGLNKLFYGVDGPWTAYTEYVIDGSGNLTVGKGKGESGKEPQGVQMVYGGLRMGGRSYYALDLRDMDKPELKFHINPDAAGSGTPLSYMGQSWSKPTIAFVNWGGKRTRVMFVGGGYDMGYEDADYNQDNKKGAGVYMFSADDSKDKNGNAIKAGQLLWWGSANASDSSAATDSGTIGSNHAEMKYSVVSEIRSVDRDGDDLTDHIYFGDLGGQIFRVDFDNSQSVLGSIVKKPVRIFNGHLDGGKSPRFYDMPAFSLYSHNGSIFAAVSQGSGNRSKPLFANDNYSFDAIYNIYDKDVARKDLYTASSWNTKDIRPDNVNGLRLISDAARQDNSTLVAPAGSNGWYYEFKDCVKGFGKCESYTKQSEKVFGTPVALNKKLFVSTFDASKDGLSGDCGAGVKGASLMTTFCLPYGQCAADDPTGRGHSMIGPGIHTITVGNDKKNGNGSGGGSGGGSGGGNSQEDQTSASNYCISTGGRMTITISGGTSTGEQTRMCLIPQRWYEKLR
- a CDS encoding type IV pilin protein is translated as MVSRIRGFTLLELMIVVAIIGILAAIAYPSYREYVRQTHRAEMQTGLQQMAAQIQKYKISNFKVQGASASDLGVTENYPVNGDVLYTVELGWLNSAGTLEKTATLGSEKWVLIATPVTTAGQYMDGHLVLNFRGERCWEKASDKGGGQACTPTASSSWNSR
- a CDS encoding type IV pilin protein — translated: MQNHMKFLQKGFTLIELMVVVVILAIFAAIAVPSYQAYVKRAHMSQAQQEVQRLAAELERWKSRNFNYQGFDLAVGTVPHYTFDVRDGADFSIKLNEKDGNDLYKASGQSWIIRATVASDQSGMDSYVLSNTGLRCKKQGSSIASDCKGAETW
- a CDS encoding pilus assembly FimT family protein — protein: MLVKQNQGFTLIELMVTVAVLAIIVMAAAPSFGDMMERQQLNSSTQNLVGILSQARAQATLIRSDVQVEILSFSE
- a CDS encoding lipase family alpha/beta hydrolase, which produces MKYGLLMAATLSAAAVTSTHAVTSPQKIEASRVTSNYAQTKYPLVFSHGMSGFIRLGNDALGLDYWYQILPDLTRNGANVWATRVSPFNSSEIRGEQLAQQVEEVLALTGAPKVNLLGHSHGGPTIRYVAGIMPDKVASLTAIGSPNKGSPVADFILNIRDAAPVLEKPLVTIVNFLSQAIVWAQGLDPKSYPHDSLAGANSLTAAGSAKFNAKFPMGVPTTACGEGAYKEKGIYFYSFTGNTPVTNLLDPDSAMLATSLIINNKGDNDGLVPRCSARFGKTIRDNYYWNHLDEVNQVLGLRNIFAPDPVSVYRQQANRLKLQGL